One window of candidate division KSB1 bacterium genomic DNA carries:
- the mfd gene encoding transcription-repair coupling factor yields MMTLRNVQSLFEQSPEFERFCRACEAGNKIRLAGLGGSSPAFVVAAAFRRFQKQIVVILHDMNEAKQFCDDLESLCEPNEVLFFPAFKQQLWNEIGPAAGDIGRRINVIKQLRRKKPLLLVTTIEAMMEKIGSEEDTDLYSIILKTGSELAFTHFVRQLAEMGYNREERVDFPGEFSVRGGIVDIFLFEAELPYRIEFFGDQIESIRRFDPESQKSIESCIELEIFPPACGGPFATLHESASSAIPFKSSLIHYLDPQALLWMPAEELLASAANDYEEAFRKRFSPGHPSQWEIEAEQYYFSYSEVDSFLNSFQVIRFTAGHDGKADVHFGVETPPSFGGNLRLAKSYCEQFAQQYSEPFMVVACGSETQEKRIQDLFEDEGFPQLFHFSTAALSSGLIWPAKHFLLVTPKELYGRFHQPKADRLAGRNVLPKTELTLRLGDYVVHDDYGIGIFRGLEKITAYGRQTECLTIEYRDGDRLYVPLEKMDRVQKYAAQDAAVPELSKLGSVEWEKLKTRTRKRIKEIAKELIELYAERKSKPGYAFSEDTVWEKELEASFEYEETIDQSAAIRDVKADMCSPYPMERLICGDVGYGKTEVAVRAAFKAVLEGKQVALLAPTTILAQQHYNTFRMRMKSFPVRIEVLSRFKSEKEQKEIVQDLRDGKIDLIIGTHRLLSNDVQFKDLGLLIIDEEQRFGVMHKEKIKMMKKNVDTLLMSATPIPRTLHMAIVGAKDISIINSPPHNRLPIITEISRFDPDLIRQAILFEKERGGQVFFVHNRIQSIYNIASHLRQLVPEVSIDVAHGQMKPRELEDIMLRFINGSIDVLVSTMIIENGIDMPRANTLIINRADKLGLAQLYQLRGRVGRSDQQAFAYLLVPPLNKLSREAVKRLQAIQEFTALGSGFKIAMRDLEIRGAGNIFGAEQSGFIHSLGYELYTRVLHEAVTELRQELNLEPVVEKKERFETLIEVEIDAYIPEDYISSAAERIDIYRRLVMAEKIEEIDSIKAEVVDRFGRLPQRVQNLFDYLAVKLLASLLKFKRITVKEKLFSGEICYEDIPSGPQRSVWLGRIAEAASGQVELRDLRQKNRLVIEFRLTGSHKLGETKNFLQKLL; encoded by the coding sequence ATGATGACCCTGCGCAACGTTCAATCCCTGTTTGAACAATCTCCGGAATTCGAACGCTTCTGCAGAGCCTGCGAGGCCGGAAATAAAATTCGCTTGGCGGGTTTGGGCGGCTCGTCCCCTGCTTTCGTCGTCGCCGCAGCATTTCGACGATTTCAAAAGCAGATCGTCGTCATTCTTCACGACATGAACGAAGCCAAGCAGTTTTGCGATGATCTGGAATCTCTCTGCGAACCGAACGAGGTCCTCTTTTTCCCGGCGTTCAAACAGCAATTGTGGAATGAAATCGGGCCGGCGGCAGGCGATATCGGGCGAAGAATCAATGTCATCAAGCAGCTTCGCCGCAAAAAACCGCTCCTTTTGGTTACGACGATCGAAGCAATGATGGAAAAGATCGGCAGCGAAGAGGACACCGATCTGTACTCGATCATTCTCAAAACCGGCTCAGAGCTCGCTTTCACTCATTTCGTCCGCCAGCTGGCGGAGATGGGATACAACCGCGAAGAACGGGTTGATTTTCCCGGAGAATTCAGCGTTCGCGGCGGCATCGTCGATATTTTTCTCTTTGAAGCCGAGCTTCCCTATCGGATTGAATTCTTTGGTGACCAAATTGAATCCATTCGCCGATTCGATCCCGAAAGCCAAAAATCCATTGAAAGCTGTATTGAGCTTGAAATTTTTCCGCCGGCCTGCGGCGGACCTTTTGCAACCCTGCACGAAAGCGCATCCAGCGCCATCCCGTTTAAAAGCTCGCTAATCCACTACCTTGATCCGCAGGCCTTGTTGTGGATGCCTGCCGAAGAGCTTTTGGCAAGCGCTGCAAATGATTATGAGGAGGCTTTTCGCAAGCGATTTTCTCCCGGACACCCTTCCCAGTGGGAAATAGAGGCTGAGCAGTACTATTTTTCTTATTCGGAGGTCGATTCTTTTTTAAACTCTTTTCAGGTAATTAGATTTACTGCCGGTCATGACGGAAAAGCCGATGTTCATTTCGGCGTCGAAACGCCGCCGTCTTTCGGCGGAAATCTGAGACTGGCGAAAAGCTATTGCGAGCAATTTGCGCAACAGTACTCGGAACCGTTCATGGTCGTCGCCTGCGGCTCGGAAACTCAGGAAAAGCGCATCCAAGACCTGTTCGAAGATGAAGGGTTTCCACAACTTTTCCACTTTTCCACCGCTGCGTTATCTTCAGGCCTCATCTGGCCGGCAAAGCATTTCCTGCTTGTTACACCGAAGGAGTTGTACGGCCGATTTCATCAGCCCAAAGCCGATCGTTTGGCGGGACGCAATGTGCTTCCCAAAACCGAATTGACGCTGAGACTAGGCGACTATGTGGTTCATGATGATTACGGCATCGGTATTTTTCGCGGATTGGAAAAAATTACCGCTTACGGACGTCAGACGGAATGTCTGACCATTGAGTATCGAGACGGAGACCGCCTTTATGTGCCGCTCGAGAAAATGGACCGCGTACAGAAATACGCCGCCCAGGACGCCGCCGTTCCGGAGTTGAGCAAGTTGGGAAGCGTGGAATGGGAAAAGCTCAAGACGCGAACGCGCAAACGGATCAAAGAGATTGCCAAGGAGTTGATCGAGCTTTATGCCGAGCGGAAAAGCAAACCCGGCTATGCATTTTCTGAGGACACAGTTTGGGAAAAAGAGCTGGAAGCTTCGTTCGAATATGAAGAAACCATAGACCAATCGGCGGCCATTCGTGATGTTAAGGCGGATATGTGCTCGCCCTACCCGATGGAGAGGCTGATCTGCGGAGACGTCGGATACGGAAAAACCGAAGTGGCGGTTCGCGCTGCTTTCAAAGCCGTCTTGGAGGGAAAACAGGTCGCTCTGCTGGCGCCTACCACCATTTTAGCGCAGCAGCATTACAATACATTTCGAATGCGTATGAAAAGCTTTCCCGTGCGAATTGAAGTGCTTTCCCGATTCAAAAGTGAAAAAGAGCAAAAAGAGATCGTCCAAGATCTTCGTGACGGCAAAATTGATTTGATTATCGGCACGCATCGGCTGCTTTCGAATGACGTTCAGTTCAAGGATCTCGGGCTGCTGATCATCGACGAGGAGCAGCGGTTCGGGGTTATGCACAAAGAAAAAATCAAGATGATGAAAAAGAATGTCGATACGTTGCTGATGTCGGCCACCCCGATTCCTCGGACGCTTCACATGGCGATAGTCGGTGCTAAAGACATTTCGATCATCAATTCTCCTCCGCACAATCGATTGCCTATCATCACCGAGATCAGCCGTTTCGACCCTGACCTGATTCGGCAGGCCATTCTTTTCGAAAAGGAGCGCGGCGGACAGGTTTTCTTTGTTCACAATCGCATCCAATCGATATACAATATTGCTTCGCATCTTCGGCAATTGGTTCCCGAGGTATCGATCGACGTTGCGCACGGGCAAATGAAGCCCCGAGAGCTGGAAGATATCATGCTTCGCTTCATAAACGGCTCGATCGATGTGCTGGTCAGCACCATGATCATCGAAAACGGTATCGATATGCCGCGCGCGAATACGCTGATCATCAATCGAGCCGACAAGCTTGGTTTGGCGCAGCTTTATCAGCTGCGCGGGCGGGTAGGACGATCGGATCAGCAGGCTTTTGCTTATCTCCTCGTTCCTCCGTTAAACAAGCTGAGCCGCGAAGCCGTTAAAAGACTGCAGGCCATTCAAGAATTCACCGCTTTGGGCTCCGGCTTTAAAATAGCCATGCGCGATCTGGAAATTCGCGGCGCAGGAAATATCTTTGGGGCGGAACAATCGGGATTTATTCATTCGCTGGGTTACGAGTTGTATACACGCGTCCTGCATGAAGCGGTTACGGAACTTCGCCAGGAACTCAATCTTGAACCCGTCGTTGAGAAAAAGGAAAGATTTGAAACCCTTATCGAGGTAGAGATCGACGCCTACATACCGGAAGATTATATTTCTTCAGCGGCAGAGAGGATTGATATTTATCGCCGTCTGGTAATGGCGGAAAAGATCGAAGAAATTGATAGCATAAAGGCGGAAGTCGTCGATCGTTTCGGCAGATTGCCGCAACGCGTGCAAAATTTGTTCGATTATTTAGCCGTGAAACTGTTGGCGTCCTTGTTGAAATTTAAACGCATTACCGTTAAAGAAAAGCTGTTCAGCGGTGAAATCTGCTATGAAGATATTCCCTCGGGGCCGCAGAGGTCAGTTTGGCTGGGTCGAATTGCCGAAGCAGCCTCAGGGCAGGTAGAATTGCGTGATTTGCGACAAAAGAACCGCCTGGTCATTGAATTTCGGCTTACCGGCAGTCATAAGCTCGGCGAAACCAAAAACTTCTTGCAAAAATTGCTCTAA
- the rsmG gene encoding 16S rRNA (guanine(527)-N(7))-methyltransferase RsmG — translation MTPENQQAFDTLVRLFALQEPQISLFRRYIEAVEQTNQQINLVSRKDIHRLVARHVFESVAIARLAEIPDQGVLLDLGSGAGFPGIIIAILKPALKVVLLDSIQKKSRFLKDTTISLGLKNTLVVCDRAESPQFKQEFRQRFDVVVARSVAALPKLWKWSEPLLKKKGLLLAQKGGSIDEEMRELLREASVITQILPLPTMTDDPKYIVCVRRSENNYRKVS, via the coding sequence ATGACGCCTGAAAACCAACAAGCATTCGACACCCTTGTCCGTTTGTTTGCTCTTCAGGAGCCGCAAATATCGTTGTTTCGTCGCTATATTGAGGCGGTCGAGCAAACCAATCAGCAGATCAACTTGGTCTCCCGCAAGGACATTCACCGTCTTGTGGCCCGACATGTTTTCGAATCCGTCGCAATCGCGCGCCTGGCTGAAATTCCCGACCAGGGAGTGCTGTTGGATCTCGGCAGCGGCGCCGGATTCCCCGGCATCATCATTGCGATTTTAAAACCTGCCTTGAAGGTCGTCCTGCTCGATTCGATCCAAAAAAAGAGCCGGTTTCTTAAAGATACGACTATATCTCTCGGACTGAAAAACACCCTGGTTGTCTGTGACCGCGCCGAATCACCTCAATTCAAACAGGAGTTTCGACAACGGTTTGATGTAGTGGTTGCTCGGTCTGTCGCCGCGCTGCCGAAGCTTTGGAAATGGTCCGAACCGCTGCTGAAAAAGAAAGGTTTGCTGCTGGCGCAAAAGGGCGGCTCAATCGACGAGGAAATGCGCGAGTTGCTGCGCGAGGCGAGCGTAATCACGCAAATCCTGCCGCTGCCGACCATGACGGACGATCCCAAATACATCGTTTGTGTCCGCCGCTCAGAAAACAACTACCGAAAAGTTTCATGA